The following coding sequences are from one Eptesicus fuscus isolate TK198812 chromosome 7, DD_ASM_mEF_20220401, whole genome shotgun sequence window:
- the LOC103296766 gene encoding protein POLR1D isoform X2, with the protein MGPMGWMKCPLAGTNKRFLINTIKNTLPSQKEQDPEQKEGDEEPAKSQSQKEESRKKHRAHPYKHSFQARGTVSHSPPRKRSSQDKYEKRSHRR; encoded by the coding sequence GATGAAGTGTCCTCTTGCTGGTACCAATAAAAGATTTCTCATTAACACAATTAAGAACACACTCCCCTCACAGAAAGAGCAAGATCCTGAACAAAAAGAGGGCGATGAGGAACCTGCGAAGAGCCAGAGCCAGAAAGAAGAAAGCCGGAAGAAGCACAGAGCCCACCCTTACAAGCACAGCTTCCAAGCTCGAGGCACAGTCAGTCACTCTCCACCGAGGAAGCGGAGCAGCCAGGACAAATACGAAAAGCGGTCACACAGGCgatga